The following proteins come from a genomic window of Thermococcus sp. JdF3:
- a CDS encoding methyl-accepting chemotaxis protein, giving the protein VTKVAEMSRSIEEITNVITNIAEQTNLLALNAAIEAARAGEAGRGFAVVAQEIRKLAEESKQAADNIKNIIDQITAEIRDAVDSTRRGVTVVGESAETLRETTNYLTNIADLLQDASGRMGEVKEQIIRTQDEVEKALR; this is encoded by the coding sequence CCGTAACCAAGGTTGCAGAGATGAGCAGAAGTATTGAAGAAATCACTAACGTGATCACCAACATTGCCGAGCAGACGAATTTACTTGCCTTGAACGCGGCTATTGAGGCCGCGAGAGCCGGCGAGGCTGGCAGAGGTTTTGCTGTCGTTGCTCAAGAGATTCGCAAACTCGCAGAGGAGAGCAAGCAGGCCGCGGACAACATTAAGAACATTATCGATCAGATTACGGCTGAGATTAGGGATGCTGTTGACAGTACGAGACGCGGTGTCACCGTGGTTGGAGAGAGTGCTGAAACCCTTAGGGAGACCACCAACTACTTGACAAACATCGCTGACCTCCTCCAGGATGCCAGTGGCAGGATGGGCGAAGTAAAAGAGCAGATTATTCGCACGCAGGATGAGGTCGAGAAGGCTTTGAGA